A window from Mesorhizobium sp. WSM2240 encodes these proteins:
- a CDS encoding glutathione S-transferase C-terminal domain-containing protein: MKLYYSPFACSLADHIALLETGVPFEREGVNLKTKRTASGADFNDVTPKGYVPALVLDSGEILTENIAILDWLAMEYPALAVPGSLGRTRVLEALAFISTEVHRSFKPMWHGGTEAQKAQARATISRLLDNLADGIVTDYLFGAAPSVADFYLFVMLLWAERFDVRIPESFVALRHRMASRPAVQAAMRQEGLISLIDNERVSSIREERNHVHAG, translated from the coding sequence ATGAAATTATACTACAGCCCTTTTGCCTGCAGCCTGGCTGATCATATCGCCTTGCTCGAGACGGGAGTGCCCTTCGAACGGGAGGGCGTCAATCTCAAGACGAAACGGACAGCTTCGGGAGCCGACTTCAACGACGTAACGCCTAAGGGCTACGTTCCGGCACTGGTGCTGGACAGCGGAGAGATTCTTACCGAGAACATCGCCATTCTCGATTGGCTTGCCATGGAATATCCAGCTCTTGCCGTTCCGGGGAGCCTGGGTCGCACGCGGGTTCTGGAAGCGCTGGCTTTCATCTCGACTGAGGTGCACCGCAGCTTCAAGCCGATGTGGCATGGGGGAACCGAAGCCCAGAAGGCACAAGCAAGAGCGACCATTTCCAGACTGCTGGACAATCTGGCCGACGGCATTGTGACCGACTACCTGTTTGGTGCAGCGCCCAGTGTGGCGGATTTTTATCTGTTTGTGATGCTGTTGTGGGCCGAGCGTTTTGATGTGCGCATCCCCGAATCTTTCGTTGCGCTCCGCCACCGCATGGCGAGCCGTCCGGCAGTGCAAGCCGCCATGCGGCAAGAGGGCCTGATCTCGTTGATCGACAATGAACGAGTGTCCTCCATTCGTGAGGAGCGAAATCATGTCCATGCTGGATGA
- a CDS encoding CBS domain-containing protein: protein MPIDKLHALTSSRLAVIDFNATVQAAALSLSRPGIGLVVVCNVGGGAEGVLSKSDLVRHLTSPTSSAPPVSALMSRSIVSCSPQDDVHDVWQIMAARSLQNIPVIDVGARPRGILDIRDAMKVLFEQEEMQERMLFNYVSGVGYR, encoded by the coding sequence ATGCCTATCGACAAACTGCATGCTTTGACGTCGTCACGTCTTGCCGTGATCGATTTCAATGCAACCGTACAAGCGGCCGCTCTTTCGCTTTCCAGGCCCGGCATCGGCCTCGTTGTGGTGTGCAATGTCGGCGGAGGTGCGGAAGGCGTGCTTAGCAAATCCGACCTCGTCCGCCATCTCACCAGCCCGACTTCGTCGGCGCCACCGGTATCGGCCCTGATGAGCAGATCCATCGTCTCGTGCAGTCCGCAGGACGACGTCCATGACGTATGGCAGATCATGGCAGCGCGAAGTCTGCAGAACATTCCCGTGATCGATGTCGGCGCCAGGCCCCGCGGCATACTGGACATACGCGACGCGATGAAAGTCCTGTTCGAGCAAGAAGAAATGCAGGAGCGGATGCTGTTCAACTACGTCTCCGGCGTCGGTTACCGCTAG
- a CDS encoding cupin domain-containing protein: MIRIILCTAALAVSLASGALAAGKVTLVYDQPLPNVPGKSMRGVLVEYEPGGTSPAHLHPKSAFIYATVLEGAIKSQVNDGPVVTYRAGESWSEFPGDRHSVSENASATEPARLLAVFVVDTNETELVLPYDE; the protein is encoded by the coding sequence ATGATCAGGATCATCCTATGCACCGCCGCCCTGGCAGTCAGCCTCGCGTCCGGCGCGCTAGCCGCCGGCAAAGTCACTCTGGTCTATGACCAACCGCTTCCGAACGTGCCCGGCAAGAGCATGAGAGGCGTGCTCGTCGAATATGAGCCAGGCGGCACGTCGCCCGCGCATCTCCATCCCAAATCCGCCTTCATCTACGCCACGGTCCTTGAAGGGGCGATTAAGAGCCAGGTCAATGATGGCCCGGTGGTCACCTATCGCGCTGGCGAAAGCTGGTCCGAGTTTCCTGGCGATCGTCACAGTGTTAGCGAGAATGCCAGCGCAACCGAACCCGCCCGGCTGCTGGCCGTCTTCGTCGTCGACACTAACGAGACGGAACTGGTGCTGCCCTACGACGAATGA
- a CDS encoding alpha/beta hydrolase, translating into MSTITTKDGTEIYYKDWGAGPVITFSHGWPLNSDAWDGQMLFLVRNGFRVVAHDRRGHGRSSQASSGNDMDGYADDLAAVIEALDLKDATLVGHSTGGGEVARYIGRHGTKRVAKAVLIAAVPPIMLKTEANPEGLAIEVFDGIRAGVAGDRSQYYKELAVAFYGANRPGAKVSQGMLDQFWLWSMQAGMKNAYECVKAFSETDFTEDLKKFDVPTLVLHGEDDQIVPVKDSARKSAKLIKGAKDVYYPGAPHGITATHQDQVNTDLLAFINS; encoded by the coding sequence ATGAGCACGATAACCACCAAAGATGGTACGGAAATCTACTACAAGGACTGGGGCGCTGGCCCGGTCATAACATTCTCTCACGGCTGGCCGCTGAATTCTGACGCCTGGGACGGACAGATGCTCTTCCTCGTGCGGAACGGGTTCCGCGTGGTCGCACACGACCGGCGCGGACACGGCCGGTCGAGCCAGGCCTCCTCCGGGAACGACATGGACGGCTATGCCGACGATCTCGCCGCCGTCATCGAGGCGCTCGACCTCAAGGACGCCACTTTGGTGGGTCACTCCACAGGCGGCGGCGAGGTCGCTCGTTACATCGGTCGGCACGGGACCAAGCGGGTCGCCAAGGCGGTTCTCATTGCTGCCGTTCCTCCGATCATGCTGAAGACCGAGGCCAATCCGGAGGGCCTGGCGATCGAGGTCTTCGACGGTATTCGTGCCGGCGTCGCCGGCGACCGGTCGCAATACTACAAGGAACTGGCGGTCGCCTTTTACGGCGCAAACCGGCCGGGCGCGAAAGTCTCGCAAGGCATGCTGGATCAATTCTGGCTGTGGAGCATGCAGGCAGGCATGAAGAACGCCTATGAATGCGTGAAGGCGTTCTCCGAGACGGACTTCACCGAAGACCTCAAGAAATTCGATGTCCCGACGCTGGTCCTGCATGGGGAAGACGATCAGATCGTCCCAGTCAAGGATTCGGCCCGGAAGTCGGCGAAGCTGATCAAGGGCGCCAAGGATGTCTACTATCCCGGCGCTCCACACGGCATCACGGCCACGCATCAGGATCAGGTCAACACCGACCTGCTTGCCTTCATCAACTCATAG
- a CDS encoding SDR family oxidoreductase codes for MKIVVIGGTGLIGSKTVERLRKKGHEVLAASPNSGVNTITGEGLAEAVAGAQVVIDLANSPSFEDEAVLEFFETSGRNLLSAEASAGVKHHIALSVVGAERLPNSGYLRAKMVQEKLIRDSGIPYTIVHSTQFFEFLGGIAQSATIGETAALPSAYFQPIASDDVADIMTDVALSAPTNGVIEIAGPEPVRMSDLVARFLKATNDPRKVIADPHARYFGTELDDRSLVPGDNPRIGATRFEDWFSHAALQ; via the coding sequence ATGAAAATCGTCGTCATAGGCGGCACCGGGCTCATCGGATCAAAGACCGTTGAGAGGCTGCGCAAGAAGGGCCACGAAGTGTTGGCGGCATCGCCGAATTCTGGCGTCAACACGATCACTGGCGAGGGCCTGGCCGAGGCCGTGGCGGGAGCCCAGGTCGTCATCGATCTGGCGAATTCGCCCTCGTTCGAGGACGAGGCCGTTCTGGAGTTCTTTGAGACATCCGGCCGGAACCTGCTCTCTGCCGAAGCATCGGCTGGTGTGAAACACCACATCGCGCTCTCCGTCGTAGGGGCTGAGCGCCTGCCTAACAGCGGCTATCTGCGCGCCAAGATGGTTCAGGAGAAGCTGATCAGGGATTCCGGGATTCCCTATACCATTGTCCACTCGACGCAGTTCTTTGAATTCCTGGGCGGCATCGCTCAGTCGGCAACGATCGGGGAAACCGCCGCCCTGCCATCCGCTTATTTTCAGCCGATCGCGTCTGACGACGTCGCCGACATCATGACCGACGTGGCGCTCTCCGCGCCGACCAACGGCGTAATCGAGATCGCCGGGCCCGAACCGGTCCGCATGAGCGACCTTGTCGCGCGGTTCCTGAAAGCGACCAACGATCCGCGCAAGGTGATTGCGGATCCCCACGCGCGCTATTTCGGCACGGAACTCGATGACAGGTCGCTTGTCCCCGGCGACAACCCGCGCATCGGCGCAACGCGCTTCGAGGACTGGTTCAGCCACGCTGCGCTCCAGTGA
- a CDS encoding alpha/beta hydrolase, whose translation MCKLIGTMTLAASLALAGSASAQVAESKPTIVLVHGAFAESASWNGVIAELNKDGYRTIAAANPFRSVSGDAAAFSAIVGSLPGPVVLVGHSYGGPVITEAANGKNNVKALVYVAGFAPDTGESSLTLAGKFPGSTLGDALLPVARADGVRDLYIQPEKFHEQFAADVSVAQASLMAATQRPVTDAALAEPSGAASWKTIPSYAIYGSADRNIPPAVMKFMAERAHAVKTVVVEGASHALMVSHPDKVASLIEDAAKAE comes from the coding sequence ATGTGCAAACTTATAGGAACGATGACGCTCGCTGCGTCGCTTGCTCTTGCCGGAAGCGCCTCTGCGCAAGTCGCTGAGAGCAAGCCGACGATCGTGCTGGTACACGGGGCCTTTGCGGAATCAGCGAGCTGGAACGGTGTCATCGCCGAACTCAACAAGGATGGCTACCGTACGATCGCCGCGGCCAACCCGTTCCGCAGTGTTTCGGGCGATGCTGCGGCCTTTTCGGCCATCGTCGGATCACTCCCCGGACCGGTCGTGCTGGTGGGGCACTCCTATGGCGGCCCGGTCATAACCGAGGCAGCGAACGGAAAGAACAATGTGAAGGCGCTGGTCTATGTGGCCGGGTTCGCGCCGGATACCGGTGAGTCCAGCCTTACGCTTGCCGGAAAGTTCCCGGGCAGTACGCTGGGCGATGCGCTTCTGCCGGTGGCACGGGCCGATGGAGTACGGGACCTCTACATCCAGCCGGAAAAGTTTCACGAGCAGTTCGCCGCCGACGTCTCAGTGGCGCAAGCCAGCCTGATGGCGGCAACCCAGCGCCCGGTCACGGACGCCGCTTTGGCCGAGCCCTCCGGCGCCGCCTCCTGGAAGACAATTCCGTCCTACGCGATCTACGGCTCGGCCGATCGCAATATCCCGCCGGCGGTCATGAAGTTCATGGCCGAGCGTGCGCATGCGGTGAAGACCGTGGTCGTTGAGGGCGCATCTCACGCACTGATGGTTTCGCATCCCGACAAGGTCGCCTCGCTCATCGAGGACGCCGCGAAGGCAGAGTGA
- a CDS encoding GNAT family N-acetyltransferase, which produces MNANVIENTQESRFELPIADGALAAAYYRVEDGRIVLIHTEVPSEFSGQGIGSRLAHGTFELLRKTGRKAILKCPFMSRFFVKHPEHADIVAG; this is translated from the coding sequence ATGAATGCGAACGTCATCGAAAATACTCAAGAAAGTCGTTTCGAGCTGCCGATCGCCGACGGAGCGCTCGCTGCGGCCTACTACCGGGTCGAGGACGGGCGAATTGTTCTGATCCACACGGAAGTTCCGTCGGAATTTTCTGGGCAAGGGATCGGATCGCGATTGGCGCACGGCACGTTCGAGCTGCTCCGCAAAACTGGCCGCAAGGCGATTCTGAAGTGCCCGTTCATGAGCCGGTTCTTCGTCAAGCACCCGGAGCACGCGGACATCGTCGCTGGATGA
- a CDS encoding DUF1810 family protein, translating into MSDEYNLQRFVRAQNRVYGDAIRILRRGMMCTPYMEFIFPRLACKRSDAAPEPFAITSLDEASAYLSSPLLGGRYRECVGTLQRLSNVSAGAVFGDADARKLHASLTLFSEASSDEFLLETMFDVWFDGLLDEETMIQLNLMS; encoded by the coding sequence ATGAGCGATGAATATAATTTGCAGAGGTTCGTCCGTGCACAGAACCGAGTCTACGGCGATGCGATCCGTATTCTACGTCGAGGAATGATGTGTACCCCCTACATGGAGTTCATCTTTCCGAGGCTGGCATGCAAACGAAGCGACGCGGCGCCTGAACCTTTCGCCATTACGTCCCTCGATGAAGCCAGCGCCTACCTCTCATCTCCGCTGCTGGGAGGTCGCTATCGGGAATGCGTTGGTACACTGCAACGGCTCTCGAACGTAAGTGCTGGCGCCGTCTTCGGCGATGCTGACGCGCGGAAATTGCACGCGTCACTGACGCTGTTTTCCGAAGCAAGCAGCGACGAGTTCCTGCTGGAGACTATGTTTGACGTCTGGTTCGACGGTCTGCTCGACGAGGAGACCATGATCCAGCTCAACCTGATGTCGTAG
- a CDS encoding mechanosensitive ion channel family protein translates to MVELLPVKNGWNAPLIYVVLVGLAGIVVWRFIPERFSNARLITQIAFFLTMSAMLLDGAVVPYEPTSDNETTAGAILIGSVKVLWWLHLAWALIGFVRFYLVFEGKPREARLLQDLVVGAVYVGMLLSILAFVFAAPVRTLIATSGVFAIILGLALQNTLSDVFSGIALNLGRPYVLGDWIVLSDGTEGRVVETNWRSTHLLTLAHNVVALPNSFLAKLGLTNVSSPEESHGLSLTIRLAPTKMPAIVAEIMNAALQSSNTILKEPPPVVAVRGLDATAIEVGLYFRVANVGQRIAARNEIFDLVYRHSKSAGLLLAMPPSSSIVMGELPTEETAHPPRITPIELIRAIPIFSMLTEDEQEALAATTSVRTYRKGEIIARQGEMLPSLMIVRAGVVVRQRGEDDARMQEVGRLAPGDFFGETGLLAGIGETSTLRAMSHVVVYEIDQQSFAPLLLDRPEMAEDLAAILSNRMSGFGDSDAAGQPHMSSKFALHKTIQTVFRAVQFRRVLG, encoded by the coding sequence ATGGTCGAACTGCTTCCGGTCAAGAACGGGTGGAACGCTCCCCTTATCTATGTCGTGTTGGTCGGCCTCGCCGGAATTGTCGTCTGGCGCTTTATTCCGGAGCGTTTCTCCAACGCGAGGCTGATCACTCAGATCGCCTTTTTCCTTACGATGTCGGCCATGCTTCTTGACGGAGCCGTCGTCCCGTACGAACCGACATCGGATAATGAGACAACCGCCGGAGCCATCCTCATCGGATCGGTCAAAGTGCTCTGGTGGCTTCACCTCGCCTGGGCGTTGATCGGCTTTGTCCGCTTCTATCTCGTCTTCGAGGGGAAGCCGCGCGAGGCACGTCTTCTGCAGGATCTGGTCGTCGGCGCCGTCTACGTTGGAATGCTGCTGTCGATCCTCGCATTCGTCTTCGCCGCGCCGGTCAGAACGCTGATCGCCACGTCGGGCGTCTTCGCCATCATCCTGGGGCTGGCACTCCAGAACACGCTGAGCGACGTATTTTCAGGCATCGCGCTAAATCTCGGCCGCCCCTATGTGCTTGGGGACTGGATCGTTCTGAGCGACGGTACCGAAGGCCGCGTTGTCGAAACCAATTGGCGATCGACCCATCTGCTCACCTTAGCCCATAACGTCGTAGCGCTTCCAAACAGTTTTCTCGCCAAGCTTGGCTTGACCAACGTCAGCAGCCCCGAGGAGAGCCATGGGTTGTCCCTCACCATAAGGCTGGCGCCGACCAAGATGCCGGCCATCGTCGCAGAAATCATGAATGCGGCTTTACAGAGCAGCAACACGATCCTGAAGGAGCCGCCGCCCGTGGTCGCTGTCAGAGGTCTGGACGCGACAGCGATCGAGGTCGGCTTGTATTTTCGTGTCGCAAATGTTGGCCAGCGCATTGCAGCGAGAAACGAAATTTTCGATCTCGTCTATCGCCATTCCAAGTCGGCTGGATTGCTGCTGGCTATGCCGCCTTCCTCATCGATTGTCATGGGCGAGTTGCCTACCGAAGAGACGGCGCATCCTCCGCGCATCACCCCGATCGAACTCATAAGGGCCATACCGATATTCTCGATGCTGACGGAGGACGAGCAAGAGGCTCTCGCCGCAACGACCTCGGTTCGCACCTACCGTAAGGGCGAAATCATCGCACGGCAGGGCGAGATGCTACCGTCTCTGATGATCGTCCGGGCAGGCGTCGTCGTCCGACAACGGGGCGAGGACGATGCTCGCATGCAGGAAGTCGGTCGACTTGCGCCGGGCGACTTCTTCGGTGAGACGGGTTTGCTCGCCGGCATTGGCGAGACGTCGACATTGCGGGCAATGAGCCACGTCGTGGTCTACGAAATCGACCAGCAAAGCTTTGCTCCATTGCTACTCGATCGGCCCGAAATGGCTGAAGATCTTGCGGCGATCCTGTCGAACAGGATGTCGGGCTTCGGGGACAGCGACGCCGCCGGACAACCACACATGAGTTCGAAATTTGCGCTGCACAAAACCATTCAGACGGTTTTTCGCGCCGTGCAGTTCAGGCGCGTTTTGGGCTGA
- a CDS encoding cytochrome b N-terminal domain-containing protein, with the protein MSGGHSTYTPKTGIERWFDARLPLPRLVYDSFIVYPVPRNLNYAYTFGGILSIMLVSQIVTGVVLAMHYAADTTLAFNAVEKIMRDVNSGWLLRYLHSNGASFFFIAVYIHISRGLYYGSYKAPRELLWVLGCTNLLLMMATAFMGYVLPWGQMSFWGATVITSFFTAIPLVGDWIQQLLLGGFAVDNPTLNRFFALHYLLPFMLAGVVILHIWALHVVGQNNPTGVEVKSTADVVDFTPYATVKDVFGILIFLLVLAYFVFYMPNYVGHPDNYNVADPLKTPAHIVPEWYFLPFYAILRAITFNIGPVDSKLGGVLAMFGAIAVLFFVPWLDTSKVRSAVYRPWYRWLFWLFVANAIFLGWLGSRPAEGIYVVLSQLATLYYFAFFIVAMPLLGLIETPRRLPNSITEAVIEKKADQPGVTAGPETIR; encoded by the coding sequence ATGAGCGGTGGACATTCGACCTATACGCCCAAGACCGGAATCGAGCGCTGGTTCGATGCTCGCCTCCCGCTGCCGCGGCTGGTGTACGATTCCTTCATCGTCTATCCCGTCCCGCGGAACCTGAACTACGCCTATACGTTCGGCGGCATTCTTTCGATCATGCTGGTTTCGCAGATCGTCACCGGCGTTGTGCTGGCGATGCACTATGCGGCCGACACAACGCTCGCCTTCAATGCGGTCGAGAAGATCATGCGCGACGTGAATTCCGGCTGGCTTTTGCGCTACCTGCATTCAAACGGCGCGTCGTTCTTCTTTATCGCGGTCTATATCCACATCTCCCGGGGCCTCTATTACGGCTCCTACAAGGCGCCGCGCGAACTGCTGTGGGTTCTCGGCTGCACCAACCTTCTGTTGATGATGGCGACGGCCTTCATGGGCTATGTGCTGCCTTGGGGACAGATGTCGTTCTGGGGCGCTACCGTCATCACCAGCTTCTTCACCGCCATCCCGCTGGTCGGCGACTGGATCCAGCAGCTGCTGCTCGGCGGCTTCGCGGTCGACAATCCGACCCTCAATCGCTTCTTTGCGCTGCACTATCTGCTGCCGTTCATGCTTGCCGGCGTGGTAATCCTGCACATCTGGGCGCTTCACGTAGTCGGCCAGAACAATCCAACCGGCGTCGAGGTAAAGTCGACGGCCGATGTCGTGGACTTCACGCCCTACGCCACCGTCAAGGACGTTTTCGGGATTCTGATCTTCCTGCTCGTTCTGGCCTATTTCGTCTTCTACATGCCGAACTATGTCGGGCATCCTGACAACTACAACGTCGCCGACCCGCTGAAGACCCCTGCCCATATCGTGCCCGAATGGTACTTCCTGCCGTTCTACGCGATCCTGCGCGCCATCACCTTCAACATCGGGCCTGTCGACTCCAAGCTCGGCGGTGTGCTTGCGATGTTCGGCGCCATCGCCGTATTGTTCTTCGTCCCCTGGCTCGACACGTCGAAAGTGCGCTCGGCGGTCTACCGGCCCTGGTACAGATGGCTCTTCTGGCTGTTCGTCGCGAACGCCATCTTCCTTGGCTGGCTGGGGTCGCGGCCTGCGGAAGGCATCTATGTTGTCTTGTCCCAGTTGGCGACGCTCTACTATTTCGCCTTCTTCATCGTCGCCATGCCGCTGCTTGGTCTGATCGAGACGCCGCGTCGGCTGCCGAACTCGATAACCGAAGCAGTTATCGAGAAAAAGGCCGACCAGCCGGGCGTGACGGCCGGGCCGGAGACCATACGCTGA
- a CDS encoding helix-turn-helix domain-containing protein: MVQYTQARLDASFAALSDATRRGVLEQLGRADASITELAEKFHMTLTGMKKHVGVLEQAELVTTEKIGRVRTCKLGLRRLEEEAAWIERYRQLWDARFDELDKVVEELKRKEKLDGRKKR; encoded by the coding sequence ATGGTTCAGTATACCCAGGCCCGCTTAGATGCCTCGTTCGCCGCGCTCTCGGACGCCACCCGACGCGGCGTTCTGGAGCAGCTCGGACGTGCAGACGCTTCGATCACGGAGCTTGCCGAGAAGTTCCACATGACCCTCACGGGCATGAAGAAGCACGTCGGCGTCTTGGAGCAGGCGGAGCTCGTCACCACGGAGAAGATCGGCCGCGTGCGGACCTGCAAACTCGGCCTGCGCAGACTGGAGGAAGAGGCGGCATGGATCGAGAGGTACCGCCAGCTCTGGGACGCACGCTTCGACGAGTTGGACAAGGTGGTCGAGGAATTGAAACGGAAGGAGAAACTCGATGGACGAAAAAAGAGATAG
- a CDS encoding SRPBCC domain-containing protein — protein sequence MDEKRDSEPTPMKNRTTVERKSDRELVVTRTFDAPARIVFEAWTKPELFKRWWVPKSMGMFLRSCEMDVRVGGRYRLVFGHDASKPDEFFGRYIEVTPHSRLVWTNDEGGDGGPVTTVTFEEKGGKTLLVMHELYPSKEALDAAGTGAADAMAETFEQLDELLVTLGVGQS from the coding sequence ATGGACGAAAAAAGAGATAGTGAGCCCACCCCCATGAAGAACCGCACAACGGTGGAGCGGAAGTCCGATCGTGAGCTGGTCGTTACGCGAACCTTTGACGCCCCGGCGCGCATCGTGTTCGAGGCGTGGACCAAGCCCGAATTGTTCAAGCGGTGGTGGGTGCCGAAGTCGATGGGCATGTTCCTGCGTTCGTGCGAGATGGATGTTCGTGTCGGGGGCCGGTACCGTTTGGTGTTCGGCCACGATGCCTCAAAACCTGACGAGTTCTTCGGTAGGTATATCGAAGTGACACCGCACTCGCGCCTCGTATGGACCAATGACGAAGGTGGCGACGGTGGACCCGTCACCACGGTGACCTTCGAGGAAAAAGGTGGCAAGACGCTGCTGGTCATGCACGAGCTCTATCCCTCGAAGGAAGCTCTCGACGCTGCCGGCACCGGGGCGGCGGACGCGATGGCCGAGACGTTCGAGCAACTGGACGAGCTTCTCGTCACGC